The following coding sequences are from one Deltaproteobacteria bacterium window:
- the fusA gene encoding elongation factor G, translated as MAPKSRLAKIRNIGIIAHIDAGKTTVTERILYYTGKSHKMGEVHDGEAIMDWMPQEQERGITIMSAVTSCGWNQHEIHLIDTPGHVDFTMEVERSLRVLDGAVVVFCAVGGVEPQSETVWHQADKYDVPKVAFINKMDRIGADYWGVVDMMRERFHSVPLPVQIPLGTEDRFEGIVDLIERKVLRWSDRDLGASYDVSDVPEAMRDEVERYRESMIEALAEVDDDIADRYLEGSEIKEVEIVEAIRKGTLTLKIVPVLCGTALRNKGIQPVLDAVVLYLPSPEDVPPVKGHHPATGEEEKRASSEKEPLAALAFKVMMDEGRRLTFIRVYAGVLRVTEEVYNATRKKKEKLSRILKMHANKRERIDQAVAGDIIAVMGLKETTTGDTLCDEGHPIILEKIDFHEPVISQAIEAKTPADQEKLSVALTKLLEEDPTLRVKYDDDTAQTIVSGMGELHLKIFLDRLTREFNAHVNIGRPRVVYRETIRKTIEVEGRFDRELGDKKHFGHVRFRLEPLERGHGIEIVWKVDRLALPDEYREMIEAGIRESASSGILGGYPVVDVLVEVIGGSVREGESTPMAYKIAAATAFKDGCVQADSVLLEPIMAVDVVTPAEFMGDVIGDINARHGEVQSIAQKGHLSEIRCRVPLKSLFGYSTDLRSATQGRAVFSMQFLTFDRG; from the coding sequence ATGGCTCCCAAATCAAGACTCGCCAAAATCCGCAATATTGGCATTATTGCTCACATTGACGCCGGTAAAACCACCGTAACGGAAAGAATCCTCTACTATACGGGTAAATCTCATAAAATGGGTGAGGTTCATGACGGCGAGGCGATCATGGACTGGATGCCTCAGGAGCAGGAGCGAGGTATAACGATCATGTCAGCCGTGACCAGTTGCGGCTGGAATCAGCACGAGATTCATCTGATTGATACACCGGGACATGTCGATTTTACCATGGAGGTCGAGCGGAGCCTCCGTGTTCTGGATGGCGCTGTGGTGGTATTTTGTGCCGTCGGTGGTGTCGAACCACAGTCGGAAACAGTCTGGCACCAGGCAGATAAATACGATGTACCCAAAGTGGCCTTCATCAATAAAATGGACCGCATAGGGGCAGACTACTGGGGAGTCGTTGACATGATGCGGGAGCGGTTTCATTCCGTTCCTCTGCCCGTTCAAATCCCCCTGGGAACGGAAGATCGGTTCGAAGGCATTGTCGATCTCATCGAAAGAAAAGTCCTGCGCTGGAGCGACCGGGACCTGGGCGCTTCCTATGATGTATCGGATGTGCCGGAAGCGATGAGAGATGAAGTGGAACGCTATCGGGAGTCAATGATCGAAGCCTTGGCGGAGGTCGACGACGATATTGCGGACCGGTACCTTGAAGGATCGGAGATCAAGGAGGTGGAAATTGTCGAGGCGATCCGTAAGGGGACCCTGACCCTGAAAATCGTACCGGTTCTCTGCGGTACGGCCCTTCGCAACAAAGGCATTCAGCCTGTTCTTGACGCGGTGGTTCTTTACCTGCCTTCGCCGGAAGATGTGCCCCCGGTTAAGGGCCATCACCCTGCGACGGGCGAGGAGGAAAAACGGGCCAGTAGCGAAAAAGAACCCCTGGCCGCCCTGGCTTTCAAAGTGATGATGGACGAGGGGCGTAGACTGACTTTTATTCGCGTTTATGCCGGCGTTCTTCGGGTTACGGAGGAGGTCTATAATGCGACCAGGAAGAAAAAAGAAAAGCTTTCCCGTATTCTGAAGATGCACGCGAACAAGCGGGAACGCATCGATCAAGCCGTGGCAGGGGATATCATCGCGGTAATGGGATTGAAAGAGACCACTACGGGAGACACCCTGTGTGACGAGGGCCATCCGATCATCCTGGAAAAAATTGACTTCCATGAACCGGTTATCAGTCAGGCAATTGAAGCCAAGACCCCGGCGGATCAGGAAAAATTATCCGTCGCATTGACAAAACTGTTGGAGGAAGATCCGACTCTGCGGGTAAAGTACGATGATGATACAGCCCAGACAATCGTCTCCGGTATGGGGGAGTTGCATCTGAAGATTTTTCTCGACCGATTGACCCGTGAGTTCAACGCCCATGTTAATATTGGACGGCCTCGGGTGGTTTATCGCGAAACAATCCGGAAAACAATAGAGGTGGAAGGACGGTTCGATCGAGAACTGGGGGATAAGAAGCATTTTGGTCATGTACGCTTCCGTCTGGAACCATTGGAGCGGGGCCATGGGATTGAGATCGTCTGGAAGGTTGATCGGTTGGCTTTGCCTGATGAGTATCGCGAGATGATTGAAGCCGGGATCCGCGAGTCTGCCTCCAGCGGCATTCTCGGGGGCTATCCCGTTGTCGATGTCCTGGTGGAGGTGATCGGCGGATCGGTGCGGGAAGGTGAGTCAACGCCGATGGCTTACAAAATCGCGGCGGCTACAGCTTTTAAGGATGGCTGTGTCCAGGCGGATTCCGTGTTGCTCGAGCCCATCATGGCGGTGGATGTTGTGACCCCGGCGGAATTTATGGGTGATGTGATCGGCGATATCAACGCCCGTCACGGGGAGGTGCAATCCATCGCCCAGAAAGGTCACCTTAGCGAGATCCGTTGTCGTGTGCCCCTGAAATCTCTCTTTGGATATTCGACGGATTTACGGTCCGCCACTCAGGGACGGGCGGTATTTTCGATGCAATTTTTGACTTTCGACAGGGGCTGA